A stretch of Sandaracinaceae bacterium DNA encodes these proteins:
- a CDS encoding long-chain fatty acid--CoA ligase codes for MDVSRYLDVRIAPKAIFDHLEERASRPRYMVPAGDGWRPVTYAEHASEIERCALFLGTELAPGDRAAIFAPNRVEWMSAALGVQAAGGVMVPIYASSTAEQAGYVVRHGGVRVLFVDTAPLLRRVLETWADLDGVKRVVLFDDTLDVSAALEELRREGKPAPALDEVEPRVVTWSRVMAAGAARGREEPEAFMRTMNAVELDQPGVMLYTSGTSGQPKGVPLTHRNVGVNGSDWLRCNGPLVEEGDVDLLWLPFSHIFGFGEASLGNTLGWTSYLSDPKRVLEDLPKVKPQVFMSVPSVWEKLATTSMSAPEDTSVKLDAITGGNLRFCLSGGAGLKREVKELFHAAGRLIIEGYGLTEASPTLTLNRPDAFRFDSVGKPLPSVELKLAEDGEILARGPSIFGGYHEDAEATREAFTDDGWLKTGDVGRWTEDGFLQIVDRKKDIFVTAGGKNIAPANIEIRFKDDPLIAHLIVYGDGEKYLTAAVWLDDVALAAALEGVAPKEREEATRALVQARIDAANAHLARFETIKKFVLVEEPLTVENGMLTPTLKAKRKKIIQRYGERLASLYAQR; via the coding sequence ATGGATGTCTCACGCTATCTGGACGTGCGCATCGCGCCGAAGGCCATCTTCGACCACCTCGAGGAGCGAGCGTCCCGGCCGCGCTACATGGTCCCGGCGGGCGACGGCTGGCGTCCCGTCACCTACGCCGAGCACGCGTCGGAGATCGAGCGCTGCGCGCTCTTCCTCGGCACCGAGCTCGCGCCGGGAGACCGCGCGGCCATCTTCGCTCCCAACCGCGTGGAGTGGATGTCGGCCGCGCTCGGCGTCCAGGCCGCGGGCGGCGTCATGGTGCCCATCTACGCGTCGAGCACGGCCGAGCAGGCGGGCTACGTCGTCCGCCACGGCGGGGTGCGCGTGCTCTTCGTCGACACCGCGCCGCTCCTGCGCCGCGTGCTCGAGACCTGGGCCGACCTCGACGGCGTGAAGCGCGTCGTGCTCTTCGACGACACGCTCGACGTGTCCGCCGCGCTCGAGGAGCTTCGGCGCGAGGGCAAGCCCGCGCCGGCGCTCGACGAGGTGGAGCCGCGCGTCGTGACGTGGTCGCGCGTGATGGCGGCGGGCGCGGCGCGAGGGCGCGAGGAGCCCGAGGCCTTCATGCGCACCATGAACGCGGTGGAGCTCGATCAGCCCGGCGTGATGCTCTACACGAGCGGCACCAGCGGCCAGCCCAAGGGCGTGCCGCTGACGCACCGCAACGTGGGCGTCAACGGATCGGACTGGCTTCGGTGCAACGGGCCGCTGGTCGAGGAGGGCGACGTCGATCTCCTCTGGCTCCCCTTCAGCCACATCTTCGGCTTCGGCGAGGCGTCGCTCGGCAACACGCTCGGCTGGACGAGCTACCTCTCGGACCCGAAGCGCGTGCTCGAGGATCTGCCGAAGGTGAAGCCGCAGGTCTTCATGAGCGTGCCGAGCGTGTGGGAGAAGCTCGCGACGACATCGATGAGCGCGCCCGAAGACACCAGCGTGAAGCTCGACGCGATCACGGGCGGCAACCTGCGCTTCTGCCTGAGCGGCGGCGCGGGCCTCAAGCGCGAGGTGAAGGAGCTGTTCCACGCCGCGGGCCGGCTCATCATCGAGGGCTACGGCCTGACCGAAGCGAGCCCGACCCTCACCCTCAACCGCCCCGACGCGTTCCGCTTCGACTCGGTGGGCAAGCCGCTCCCGAGCGTGGAGCTGAAGCTCGCGGAGGACGGCGAGATCCTCGCGAGGGGCCCGTCGATCTTCGGCGGCTACCACGAGGACGCCGAGGCGACGAGGGAGGCGTTCACCGACGACGGCTGGCTGAAGACGGGCGACGTCGGCCGCTGGACCGAGGACGGGTTCCTCCAGATCGTCGACCGCAAGAAGGACATCTTCGTGACGGCGGGCGGCAAGAACATCGCGCCGGCGAACATCGAGATCCGCTTCAAGGACGATCCGCTGATCGCGCACCTCATCGTCTACGGCGACGGCGAGAAGTACCTCACGGCGGCGGTGTGGCTCGACGACGTCGCGCTCGCGGCGGCGCTCGAGGGCGTCGCGCCGAAGGAACGCGAGGAGGCGACGCGCGCGCTCGTACAGGCGCGCATCGACGCGGCCAACGCGCACCTCGCGCGGTTCGAGACGATCAAGAAGTTCGTGCTCGTCGAGGAGCCGCTCACGGTGGAGAACGGGATGCTCACGCCGACGCTCAAGGCGAAGCGCAAGAAGATCATCCAGCGCTACGGCGAGCGCCTCGCCTCCCTCTACGCCCAGCGATAG
- a CDS encoding four helix bundle protein, which translates to MLRITEEAIVWLRSMKPIWEEVAKHDKNLARQMRDSAASVVGNLAEGERRGGGHERERFGTAYGSAGETRVWLLSAAALGYVSDEAVEGPADWADKARATMWKLMHRG; encoded by the coding sequence ATGCTCCGGATCACCGAAGAAGCGATCGTTTGGCTGCGCTCGATGAAGCCGATCTGGGAAGAGGTCGCGAAGCACGACAAGAACCTCGCTCGGCAGATGCGCGACAGCGCGGCGAGCGTGGTCGGCAACCTGGCCGAGGGCGAGCGGCGGGGCGGAGGGCACGAGCGCGAGCGGTTCGGTACGGCCTACGGGTCGGCGGGCGAGACCCGGGTGTGGCTGCTCTCCGCGGCGGCGCTGGGGTACGTGAGCGACGAGGCGGTCGAAGGGCCGGCCGACTGGGCGGACAAGGCGCGCGCGACGATGTGGAAGTTGATGCATCGCGGGTAG
- a CDS encoding alpha/beta fold hydrolase has protein sequence MNRFLNLARRVARGRPPVGSTPADVVHRENKWKLLRYRSEAVVHETPVLLVPSLINRHYVLDLLPGKSFVEHLVGQGFDVFCIDWGTPADEDRYLTFDDIADRYVGRAIRVASSFGARGKAHVLGYCMGGTLATVHAAAHPERLASLMALAAPIRFDDDGLLSRWVRSPGFDVDALVDGFGNVPWPLMQASFHMLRPTLSLWKAVKLIDKAWDDRFLDGFFATETWGNDNVSFPGECYRTYIRELYREDRLIRGEMSLSGRRVYLEDITCPVLSITFEHDNIVPHASASALTERVSSEDREHLHLPGGHVGAVVSSAAKKELWPLMCDFWASRDAAPVGSQARSEKRRAAVSH, from the coding sequence GTGAATCGCTTTCTCAACCTGGCCCGCCGCGTCGCGCGCGGTCGCCCTCCGGTCGGCAGCACCCCCGCCGACGTCGTGCACCGCGAGAACAAGTGGAAGCTGCTCCGCTACCGGAGCGAGGCCGTCGTGCACGAGACGCCCGTCCTGCTCGTGCCGAGCCTGATCAACCGTCACTACGTGCTCGATCTCCTGCCGGGCAAGAGCTTCGTCGAGCACCTGGTCGGGCAGGGCTTCGACGTCTTCTGCATCGACTGGGGCACGCCGGCGGACGAGGACCGCTACCTGACCTTCGACGACATCGCCGACCGCTACGTCGGCCGCGCGATCCGGGTCGCGTCCTCGTTCGGCGCGCGCGGCAAGGCGCACGTGCTCGGCTACTGCATGGGCGGCACGCTCGCGACCGTTCACGCGGCGGCGCACCCCGAGCGCCTCGCCTCGCTGATGGCGCTCGCGGCGCCGATCCGCTTCGACGACGACGGCCTCCTGAGCCGCTGGGTCCGCAGCCCCGGCTTCGACGTCGACGCGCTCGTGGACGGCTTCGGCAACGTCCCGTGGCCGCTCATGCAGGCGAGCTTCCACATGTTGCGCCCGACGCTCAGCCTCTGGAAGGCGGTGAAGCTCATCGACAAGGCGTGGGACGACCGCTTCCTGGACGGCTTCTTCGCCACAGAGACCTGGGGCAACGACAACGTGAGCTTCCCGGGAGAGTGCTACCGGACCTACATCCGCGAGCTCTACCGGGAGGACCGCCTCATCCGCGGCGAGATGTCCCTCAGCGGCCGGCGCGTCTACCTCGAGGACATCACCTGCCCCGTGCTCTCGATCACCTTCGAGCACGACAACATCGTCCCGCACGCGAGCGCCTCGGCGCTCACCGAGCGCGTCTCGAGCGAGGATCGCGAGCACCTGCATCTGCCCGGCGGGCACGTGGGCGCGGTGGTCTCGAGCGCCGCGAAGAAGGAGCTCTGGCCGCTCATGTGCGACTTCTGGGCCAGCCGCGACGCCGCGCCCGTTGGCAGCCAGGCGCGGAGCGAGAAGCGCCGCGCCGCCGTGAGCCATTGA
- a CDS encoding four helix bundle protein, whose product MTIPYASTALDLMMNLLPHVHALVVEVRVHDKNLADELFRAAKSVALNHSEADGVRKGHRKERIGTAAGSCAEAITAVRMARAFGFCDGRKADIIIDGLTRVARMTHRRLYRVG is encoded by the coding sequence ATGACCATCCCCTACGCAAGCACCGCACTCGACCTCATGATGAACCTCCTGCCGCACGTCCACGCGCTGGTGGTCGAGGTCCGGGTGCACGACAAGAACCTCGCCGACGAGCTGTTCCGCGCCGCCAAGTCGGTCGCGCTCAATCACTCGGAGGCGGACGGAGTCCGGAAGGGACACCGGAAAGAGAGGATCGGCACCGCCGCCGGCTCTTGCGCCGAGGCGATCACCGCGGTGCGAATGGCGCGCGCATTCGGCTTCTGCGACGGCCGAAAGGCCGACATCATCATCGACGGGCTGACCCGAGTCGCCCGGATGACGCATCGCAGGCTCTATCGAGTCGGATGA